A stretch of Henckelia pumila isolate YLH828 chromosome 4, ASM3356847v2, whole genome shotgun sequence DNA encodes these proteins:
- the LOC140862312 gene encoding uncharacterized protein, producing MDLEASGELRKLQLNELDEFRSEAYDNSKIYKENTKKWHDKVIVHREFEKGQRVLLFNSRLKLFPGKLKSRWSRPFLVETVYPHGSIELRCTDGRVFKVNGQRVKNYFVNEVPPASSALLNDPN from the coding sequence ATGGATCTCGAAGCATCCGGAGAGTTGCGGAAACTACAGTTgaatgaattggatgaattCCGGAGTGAAGCATATGATAATTCCAAGATCTACAAAGAGAACacaaagaagtggcatgataaaGTTATTGTGCATAGAGAATTCGAAAAGGGTCAAAGAGTTTTGCTATTTAACTCTCGGTTGAAATTATTTCCAGGGAAGTTGAAATCGCGATGGTCAAGGCCGTTTCTCGTTGAGACTGTTTATCCACATGGTTCCATTGAATTGCGATGTACAGATGGAAGAGTTTTCAAGGTCAATGGACAGAGAGTCAAGAACTACTTTGTCAATGAAGTACCACCCGCATCCAGCGCATTGCTTAATGATCCCAACTAA